Genomic window (Staphylococcus debuckii):
ATTGAATATCGCGGATTCTCACAACGTACTGTTGAAGTATTAGCGAAAGAATCAGGTGTTCCTGTATGGAATGGTTTAACTGACGAAGATCACCCAACACAAGTATTAGCTGACTTCTTAACAGCTAAAGAAGTGTTGAAAAAACCATATCATGAAATCAACTTCACATATGTCGGCGATGGCCGTAATAACGTAGCTAATGCTTTAATGGCGGGTGCTGCAATTATGGGTATGCGTTTCAATTTAGTATGTCCGAAAGAATTGAATCCAACTGATGAATTATTAAACCGTTGTAAAGAATTAGCTGCAGAAAATGGCGGCGAAATCTTTATTACAGATAATATCGATGAAGGTGTGAAAGGTTCTGACGTACTTTATACAGACGTATGGGTATCTATGGGCGAACCTGATGAAGTATGGAAAGAACGTATTGCATTATTAGAACCTTATCGTGTAGATCAAGCAATGATCGAAAAAACTGAAAATCCTCATGTTATCTTTGAACACTGCTTACCATCATTCCATAATACTGATACAACTATCGGTAAAGAAATCTTTGATAAATACGGCTTGAAAGAAATGGAAGTTTCTGATGAAGTCTTCGAAGGCAAACACTCAGTAGTATTCCAAGAAGCTGAAAACCGTATGCACACTATCAAAGCAGTAATGGTTGCTACTTTGGGCGATATTTAATCTTTAGAGCTACTCAACAAGGAGGAACATCAAGAATGGCAAAAATCGTAGTGGCATTAGGTGGTAATGCTTTAGGTA
Coding sequences:
- the argF gene encoding ornithine carbamoyltransferase encodes the protein MQNLRNRNFLTLLDFSQKEMEFLLNLSEDLKRAKYAGIEKQTLKGKNIALIFEKDSTRTRCAFEVAAYDQGAHVTYLGPTGSQMGKKETAADTARVLGGMYDGIEYRGFSQRTVEVLAKESGVPVWNGLTDEDHPTQVLADFLTAKEVLKKPYHEINFTYVGDGRNNVANALMAGAAIMGMRFNLVCPKELNPTDELLNRCKELAAENGGEIFITDNIDEGVKGSDVLYTDVWVSMGEPDEVWKERIALLEPYRVDQAMIEKTENPHVIFEHCLPSFHNTDTTIGKEIFDKYGLKEMEVSDEVFEGKHSVVFQEAENRMHTIKAVMVATLGDI